Genomic window (Streptomyces liliiviolaceus):
CCCGGCCGGTCTGCTGCGGCCGGACGTGCTGGAGGAGACCGGGCTCACGGGTCCGGTCCCGGTGACGACCGTCGGTTCCCACGACACCGCCTCCGCGGTGGCCGCCGTCCCGGCGGTGGACGAGCGGTTCGCGTACATCTGCACCGGCACCTGGTCGCTGGTGGGCCTGGAGCTGGACGCACCCGTCCTCTCCGAGGCGAGCCGCACCGCGAACTTCACCAACGAACTGGGGCTGGACGGCACGGTCCGCTATCTGCGGAACATCATGGGGCTGTGGCTGCTCCAGGAGTGCCTGCGGGAGTGGGGCGACCCGGACCTGGGCGAACTGCTGGCCGCCGCGGCCGAGGTACCGGCGCTGCGGTCCGTCGTCGACGCGGGCGACGCGGGATTCCTGGCCCCCGGCCGGATGCCGTCCCGGATCGCCGACGCCTGCCGGGAGTCGGGGCAGCCCGTGCCCGCGTCGCGTGCCGAGACCACCCGGTGCATCCTCGACTCGCTCGCGCTCGCCCACCGCCGGGCGGTCCTCCAGGCGCAGGAACTGGCCGACCACCCGGTCGACGTCGTGCACATCGTCGGCGGCGGCGCCCGCAACGCCCTGCTGTGCCGCCTCACCGCCGACGCCTGCGGCCTCCCGGTCGTGGCGGGCCCCCCGGAGGCGGCGGCCCTGGGCAACGTCCTGGTCCAGGCCCGGGCCCACGGCCAGGCCGGCGACCGCACGGAGATGCGCGCACTACTGGCCCGCACCCAGCCCTTGACCCGCTACGAGCCCCAGGGCACGACGGCGGCATGGCGGTCGGCCGAGGACCGCCTGAGCGGCCGATGACAGGCAATCAGCTCCTGCACAGGCGCCCCGAAAGGGGCGCGGGGAACTGCGCGGCCGGCCACGGCGAACCCGCACCCGAAAACCACGGCCGGCGCACCTCATTACGGCAAAGCCAAGCGCCGCGTAACGTGCATCCATCCGACGTACAACCCCAAGGAGCCGCGATGCGTGTCGCCCTGTTCCTGACCTGTGTCAACGACACGCTCTATCCGGACACGGGCCGAGCCGTCGTGAAGCTGCTGACCAGGCTGGGCGTCGACGTCGACTTCCCGATGGCGCAGACCTGCTGCGGGCAGGCGCACTACAACACCGGATACCGCCACGAGGCCGAACCCCTGGCCCGGCACTTCTCCGATGTGTTCGGCGAGTACGACGCGATCGTGACCCCTTCCGGTTCGTGCGGCGCGATGGTCCGCGAGCTGTACCCCCGCATGGGCGAACGGGCCCGCGCGGAGGGCCGCGGCGACGGCCTCGCCACCACCCTCGCGCCGGTCGTACCGAAGACGTACGAGCTGACCGAGTTCCTGGTGGACGTGCTCAAGGTGACCGACGTGGGCGCGTACTACCCGCACACCGTCACCTACCACCCCACCTGCCACGGCCTGCGCAGTC
Coding sequences:
- a CDS encoding (Fe-S)-binding protein; translation: MRVALFLTCVNDTLYPDTGRAVVKLLTRLGVDVDFPMAQTCCGQAHYNTGYRHEAEPLARHFSDVFGEYDAIVTPSGSCGAMVRELYPRMGERARAEGRGDGLATTLAPVVPKTYELTEFLVDVLKVTDVGAYYPHTVTYHPTCHGLRSLGLGDRPRRLLRSVKGLELKELPGADECCGFGGTFALKNSDVSAAMGADKVRNAESTGADVLCAADNSCLMHIGGTMTRLRTGMRPVHIAEILASTEEERA
- a CDS encoding rhamnulokinase; this translates as MKSYAAVDLGASSGRVMVGRVGPDSLELTEAHRFPNRPVRTPEGLRWDVLSLYAGVLDGLRAAGQVDSVGIDSWAVDYGLLDADGALLGNPVHYRDTRTQGVAEKVWATVPAPELYAATGLQYAPFNTLYQLVAAGSSAQLAHAERLLLIPDLLTYWLTGEAGTELTNASTTQLIDPRTGDWSYDVAARLGVDLDLFAPLRRPGDPAGLLRPDVLEETGLTGPVPVTTVGSHDTASAVAAVPAVDERFAYICTGTWSLVGLELDAPVLSEASRTANFTNELGLDGTVRYLRNIMGLWLLQECLREWGDPDLGELLAAAAEVPALRSVVDAGDAGFLAPGRMPSRIADACRESGQPVPASRAETTRCILDSLALAHRRAVLQAQELADHPVDVVHIVGGGARNALLCRLTADACGLPVVAGPPEAAALGNVLVQARAHGQAGDRTEMRALLARTQPLTRYEPQGTTAAWRSAEDRLSGR